CAATGGAAAACcagcaacataataaaattgtagttcTCTACCTTCTTCTTTAGCAAGATAGCTTCATTTCTCTCATCTGATTTGGAATTTGATAAAATGGTTTTTGTTAGCGCTTTTTGAACATCAACAAATCGAACCTTTAAAGCAAACATGGCATCAAAGCGTCCTGCCCATCAAGTTggattcattgtttttaatgttactGAATTTGATGATATAACGGTTTCTCCTTTTTTGTTGTCAGATATAAAACTAGATAATATATTCCATCGTCTAATACTAtggccaaaaaaattataaatttgttgcacAGTTTCGAATAATGTTTGTATTTCTATGACCTCTTTTACTGCATCATTTACTACCAAGTTTAAATTATGAGCAGCACAATGGACATACACTGCATTTGGCTCTATATCTCTTATGAGTTTTTGAATTCCGCCATAAGTACCTTTCATAGTATTAGCTCCATCGTACCCTTGTCCACGGCACTTATTCAGAGAAATACTTTTGCCatttatggattttattatCTGCTTGGACATTGCTAAGGCAGTTTGATCCTCATGAAATCTTAAAAATGACTCTTTAATTACGAGAGCCTTTGGAGTTCCATTTTCATCTTTCTCGATTACACAGTAACGGTAAAGTTCACACAATTGATCTGTTTTGGAAATATCTTGAGTAGTATCaaacaaaatggaataaaacGGCGCGGTGACTATTTCATTTACCAGggcattttccactttttgaaCCAGAACAGCAATGAggtcattttgtatttttggactTAAGTATTTAATCTGGTCCTTAGGTTTGCTTAGCAACTCTTGTAAAATAGGTTCGTATTTGGCTAATAACTCAACAATActcaaaaaatttccttttggaCCAGAATCGTTGCCATATACCGTTTCTTTATGACCACGAAAAGCtaaattacagattgaaagtaTCAGAGTAACATCAAGAAGTCTAGTGAGTACCTGgcgccaaaaaaaattttctctcttGATAATGGACTCTTGCTCTTCATCTAGTGTTCCATGTAACTGCCACTGTCGATGTACAAGACATGAATGCAAATGTTCTTTCGATGTCTCATGTCTTTCTATGGCTTCCACAATATGTTTCCAATCATCATTGCCttccattcaaatattttgtatatttttagacGCCCTATTTGCGAATAACCAACATGGTGCACAATATGCTTTTTGAAGCAATAGAGAATAGGACAGCCATGTACGTTCTAACTTTACGCCAGATTTAGAAAcagtgtaataatatttatctaagAAAGATCTATTGTTACTATCCCTTAACAAGGGGCCTTTTGGTTTACAGTTGTGGTTGCtctgaatataaatattcactGTTATCGGGCCCTGCGATATTGCCACTTCTTCTTGTATACTATCTTGATTATTAAAGTACTGACTTATTTTaggtaactttttattttgttcttcagaCTCCTTCTTTCGCTTTCTTTTTTCGCTTCCACTCTGATACTTTCTAGAACAAAACCGCAAAAAGTTTGTAATAATACTatagcttttatttattgaaaaatctacttaattgctaacaaatgccaaaaaagcgaccgtaaaaatgtttataacgaAAGTCCACCGATTGTTCAAAGTTCAATTCaagtgtcaaattttgtaagttttgaaAGAACGATGAACATAGGTACCGAAATAGTTTTGGTGGTTACGAATGTCAAAATAgtgaattgattttgaaatgcgCGATGAgaatcattattttaaataataatttcgtaacTTGTGATTTCAAACTTTACTACCGATACCTACCGACGatgtaaatgattaattttatgggtagattaaaaattaaaataattgtaatagtataaattaatttaaatattagaataaaattcttACCCAGTAGACATTGTCAACCTATTTtcacaattaactaattaaatatatcttcACTTGCAACAAACAACCAAATCTTACAACAATAAACTGCTAATTGCTTGGTGAGTTCTTGCGTAATACAATAGTggagtttttcatatatacaaactcGAATCGGGGATTCCCCAAGCATCAGCAAGTATTAccaacataaattttaagcagTGTTGCCgtttgagaaagaaaaaaatacaccaaACTCATTTCAAAATTGCGCTAAATTTTAGCTGTGCATTTTTAATGGCAATAAGAGAAGATGTGcttttatgtgaatttatttaaccattattacatttatcaaaatcaactaaattaaataactgaatATCTTTCTGGTCATCATTACGTTCGGGTGCGATTGGTGTGCCTTCACCAGATGCCGtttctttttttacagttttagtcATTTTCTTCAAACCGTGTTCAGGCAACATAAAAGTGTGGCAATTTTTCTTAAGAACTTTCAACTGATGACGTATCATTATAATTGAACTCTGTTAGTAAGATCAGAGACAGTCATAACATAacattttaatgtaaaaaagagacaaaatattaaacgcaTCAATAACATTGTTGTCGGCGAATACTAAACCCTTTGGGGAATTCCCAGCTCGTTATTTTCCTAACGTTTTACGGCTCTGACAATTAACTTATTGGCTTAAATTTACGATcgtcaataatttttacaattttctactagattccgaaaaatatttgttagcgCATTGTATTGAGAAAAAAAGCGCTGAAGAGTCTAGAATTGCGCTATCTAGCGCGAAATGCGCTTAAACGGCAACACTGATTTTAATGGCGGCAATATACCTAGTCTCAGCGAGACACCCTGAGACATGCCcagtgaatataaatataaaccaataaacaaatttttgaggtatGTTTGTCCACACATGTTTCCGAAATTATTACGAGTAATTGGATTTTGACCATTCTTTCTAAAActgggttaaatttttttttactaatgcattgaaagtttaatacctaggtatattttttttagctatgTATGCAACTAAGAaggtaacaaataaattaaagacaaaactttttttttacttaagtaatgtgtatgtgtaataataaatgttgggaaTTGAGATTTCCTCTGACCGGGGGCCCCTTCGGGCTGGGGGCCCGTGGCATTTTGCCGACTTGCC
This genomic stretch from Bactrocera dorsalis isolate Fly_Bdor chromosome 5, ASM2337382v1, whole genome shotgun sequence harbors:
- the LOC125778664 gene encoding zinc finger MYM-type protein 1-like, whose amino-acid sequence is MEGNDDWKHIVEAIERHETSKEHLHSCLVHRQWQLHGTLDEEQESIIKRENFFWRQVLTRLLDVTLILSICNLAFRGHKETVYGNDSGPKGNFLSIVELLAKYEPILQELLSKPKDQIKYLSPKIQNDLIAVLVQKVENALVNEIVTAPFYSILFDTTQDISKTDQLCELYRYCVIEKDENGTPKALVIKESFLRFHEDQTALAMSKQIIKSINGKSISLNKCRGQGYDGANTMKGTYGGIQKLIRDIEPNAVYVHCAAHNLNLVVNDAVKEVIEIQTLFETVQQIYNFFGHSIRRWNILSSFISDNKKGETVISSNSVTLKTMNPT